From Oceanivirga salmonicida, the proteins below share one genomic window:
- a CDS encoding ATP-binding cassette domain-containing protein gives SAKIILEGTRSENIGFVFQFHHLLPEFTAIENVAMPALRNSKDKNKVYEHAKELLGLVGLGDRLDFYPSELSGGQKQRVAIARALINNP, from the coding sequence ATCTGCTAAAATAATTTTAGAAGGAACAAGATCAGAAAATATTGGTTTTGTCTTTCAATTTCATCATTTGTTGCCAGAATTTACTGCTATTGAAAATGTTGCTATGCCAGCACTTAGAAATAGTAAAGATAAAAATAAAGTATATGAACATGCCAAAGAATTGTTAGGTTTAGTTGGTTTAGGAGATAGATTAGATTTTTATCCTAGTGAATTATCAGGTGGACAAAAGCAAAGAGTGGCTATTGCAAGAGCCTTAATAAATAATCC